TTCTCAAGGACCTGGGGTTGGTGAAGCTCTCCATCAAGACAACGATCCTGGGAGCCAACATAATCGGCGGGCTCATTTTCGGCGCGGGCTGGGCTCTTCTCGGGTACTGCCCCGGGACATCCCTCGGCGCCCTCGGTGAAGGGCGCTACGATTCCATATGGGGGATCGTGGGCATGCTCGCGGGGGCGGCGGTCTTCGCCGAGCTTTTCCCGCTCATGAAAAGAACGGTCCTCACCTGGGGAAACTTCGGCAAGATCACCATCCCGGGCATCCTCGGCATCAACCACTGGATCGTCATTGTAATAGTGGTAGTACTGGCGGTCCTGATGTTCCGGTTCTTTGAGAAAAAAGGACTTTAGAAGCTGGGTGATGGGTTATGGGTGATGGGTTATGGGTGATGGGTAACGGGTGAAGGGTGATGGGAGGGACGGTTGCGCTTTTCCCATGACCCATGACCTATTGCCCATAACCGCATCTTTTAAAGGAGTGTGCCATGTCTGTTGAGCGTCTTGTTGTTATTGGCGGGGTTGCCGCGGGGATGAGCGCGGCGAGCAGTTTCAAGAGGCTGAAACCTGAAGCGGAGGCGATGGTCCTGCAGAACGACCATTTTATCTCCTACGGGGCCTGCAGTCTTCCCTACTACATATCCGACGACGTGAAGGATATCAACAGGCTCATATCCCTGACCCCGGAGATCGCCACACAGGAACGGGGCATCACGGTGCTTACCCGACACGAAGCCCTCTCCGTAGACCCTGTGAAAAAGATAGTGACGGCCGTGGACCTCGACAGAAACGAGGAGAAAACAATATCCTACGACCGTCTCGTGATCGCAACCGGAGGACTGCCGGTGCGCCCTCCCTTCCCGGGAATAGACCTCGGACACATCTTCACCCTGAGGACCCTCCACGACGGCATCGAGATCAAGAGGTTCATAGACCGGTGGTCTACCTTCGAACCCTGCGTCGGGCCGCAATGCGTCTACATGAACCCCTTCGGGGCCGAGAAGCGGCCCATGCGGGCCTCTATCGTCGGGGGTGGCTCCATAGGGATGGAGATGTGCGAGTCCCTGAGAAAAAGAGGGGTCGAGGTTACCGTCTTCGAGAAGATGGACCGTGTCCTCGGCACCATGGACACGAGCATAACGGGCATCGTCGAGGAAAAACTGGCCGCCGAGGGCGTGAATCTCATGAAAGGGGTTTCCGTCCAGAGCTTCGAAGGGGACAGCGGTGTCGTTACCCGCGTCATCACCGACAAAGGGGTATTTGACACCGACATGGTCCTTCTGGTGATCGGAGCGAGGCCGAACGCGAAGATCGCTGTCGATGCCGGGATCGAGCTTGGCGCGGGCGGGGCGATAAAGGTGGACGATCATCTGAAGACCAATATCCCCGATGTCTATGCCGCCGGCGATTGTGCCGAGGCAACGCAGATGGTCACCGGCAAAAAGGCCTACATCCCCCTGGGAGCCACCGCCAACAAACAGGGTCGAATAGCGGGCGAGAACGCCGCCGGCATGAACAACGTCTTTGAAGGCGTGGTGGGAACGGCCGCCACGAAGATCTTCGATCTCGAAGTGGCCCGCACGGGCCTGTCACCCCTCGAAGCGGAAAGGGAAGGCATCGACCACTTCGTGTCCACCATAAAGGGCAGGTCGAGAAGCACCGCGTGCCCCGAGGGCAAACCGATCACGGTGACCTACGTGGTCGAGAAAACGTCGGGCAGGCTTCTCGGCGCCCAGATGGCAGGCAACGAGGGCGTCGCTCACAGGATAGACACGCTCGCGGCGGCCCTTTACAGCAGGATGACCCTCGATGATATCGCCCGTTTGGACCTTGCCTACGCGCCGCCTTTCGCCACGGTATGGGACCCGATACTTGTCGCCGCCAACGTTGCTCTGAAAAGATTGCAAAAGGAAAGGTAACTATAGTATACAGTTGATACAACCCGGTGAGAACATAACGGTCGATAGGTCCAAGAATACTGCGGTCCAGGAGAGGTCATGCTGCACCACGCGTTGTCATCCGTTGAAGAACGTATGTCCATGATCGAGAAGTCCCAGTGGGGCGAGGGATTGAGCCGCGAGGACATGGAGCGGTTCGCGCAATACCTCTACGTCGCCAGGGCTGAGCCCGATGAGCCCATCTTCAACGAGGGGGCCATCGAACCTTACATGTGTTTCGTCGCCGACGGCCTCGTCAAGGTCACCAAGGGAGACTCCAAGAAGAACGTCAAGACCATATGCGAGATCGGCCCCGGCAGGACGGTCGGTGAAATGAGCATCATCGACGGCCTGCCCCGCTCGGCGTCGGCGGTGGCAGTGGATGAAACAACGGTCCTCGTCCTCACGAAGGAGAACTTCGAACTCCTCCTTGACGATAACCCCAAGCTGGGGGTCGCCCTCTTCCGAAGACTCGCCCAGATGATAAGCCACAGACTGCGGGTGTCGGACTGGATGCTCGTCGAATATATATACGAATCCTGAAGACGGTTTTAAGTTTTAGGTTTTACGTTTTAAGTGAAAGAAAAGAAGACGGTTTTAGGTTTTAAGTGAAGGATGAGAGGCCTTTTCCTGACGGGGTGCGGTGTTGCCTGCCAGTTCCTTTGCCCGGGATGGCTTTTTTGTTTTTCACTTAACACCTAAAACCTAAAACTTAGAACAGTCTTCAAAACCTTTCCATCCGTCCCGTGTTGCATTTCGGGCATCGTTTGCCCGTCATTTCAAGCAGGGTTCTGATGTGTTCGGATTCGCAGTGGGGGCAGACGAGGGCGTCTTTTCTGAGGTCAAGGCCGAACTGACCGAGACAGTCGATGCACACACAGGCCGAGAGGTAGCCCACGCGCTCTTCCATGAGGTCGATCATCGCCTCCTGTGAAGCGGCAAGGGCCTCGCAATCATGAAGGGATTCCTCTTCCATGCGGAGCATCTGGGCGATTATCTCGCGCTCGCCGTGGTCCTTCAGCGGTATCCTGTCCCCCCTGTCATTCTGCAAGTAGAGATACCCGCCATTCGACTCGTCCAGGATATACCCGCAGGAATTGCACCGGTACCCGTAGATGGTGGTCCTTTCGTAGAAGTCTGCTTCAATTCTTTCCGGGTTCATGGCCGTAACGCTCCTTTGATATGTAGTACCATTCAAACATCCGGGCAAGCTTTCCAATTTGTTCCTCCTGGAGTATATTGTCGATCCGTTCCCTCGCCGCTCCGATAAGCATCGCGTTCGCCTCGTCGCAATTCCCCTTCGATATGAGGATGACCGGGACATCGATGGCGTGGGCATAACCAGCCTCGAAGGCAACCCCCGTGTCAGAGTCGTCAACGAGGGCGACGACGACGTCGCAGTTCTCCAGCATCCGAAGGCAG
This region of Syntrophorhabdus sp. genomic DNA includes:
- a CDS encoding YeeE/YedE family protein codes for the protein MNDLLYGIITGIIFGFLLQKARVIRYDKQLAALRLMDMTIVKYMFTTVLVAMVGVYLLKDLGLVKLSIKTTILGANIIGGLIFGAGWALLGYCPGTSLGALGEGRYDSIWGIVGMLAGAAVFAELFPLMKRTVLTWGNFGKITIPGILGINHWIVIVIVVVLAVLMFRFFEKKGL
- a CDS encoding FAD-dependent oxidoreductase, with amino-acid sequence MSVERLVVIGGVAAGMSAASSFKRLKPEAEAMVLQNDHFISYGACSLPYYISDDVKDINRLISLTPEIATQERGITVLTRHEALSVDPVKKIVTAVDLDRNEEKTISYDRLVIATGGLPVRPPFPGIDLGHIFTLRTLHDGIEIKRFIDRWSTFEPCVGPQCVYMNPFGAEKRPMRASIVGGGSIGMEMCESLRKRGVEVTVFEKMDRVLGTMDTSITGIVEEKLAAEGVNLMKGVSVQSFEGDSGVVTRVITDKGVFDTDMVLLVIGARPNAKIAVDAGIELGAGGAIKVDDHLKTNIPDVYAAGDCAEATQMVTGKKAYIPLGATANKQGRIAGENAAGMNNVFEGVVGTAATKIFDLEVARTGLSPLEAEREGIDHFVSTIKGRSRSTACPEGKPITVTYVVEKTSGRLLGAQMAGNEGVAHRIDTLAAALYSRMTLDDIARLDLAYAPPFATVWDPILVAANVALKRLQKER
- a CDS encoding cyclic nucleotide-binding domain-containing protein codes for the protein MLHHALSSVEERMSMIEKSQWGEGLSREDMERFAQYLYVARAEPDEPIFNEGAIEPYMCFVADGLVKVTKGDSKKNVKTICEIGPGRTVGEMSIIDGLPRSASAVAVDETTVLVLTKENFELLLDDNPKLGVALFRRLAQMISHRLRVSDWMLVEYIYES